The window ATGTTCACCGCCACCCGACCGACCGGGATGAAGCGGCCGACGAGCACGAGCGTAGCGGGGCGCTCGCGGATTCGGCTGCCCGCCCACGCCATCGCCCGGCGCACGGCGGGCCGGGACGCGGTCGCTCGGCGACCACCGATCCGTCGGCCGATCGCGAAGGCGACGAGGTCACCGAACCATGCGCCCATCGCCGCGACGAACAGCAACAGCGCGACGAGCCAGAACCCGTCGTGACCGGACGAGAGCACCGCCGCGAGCGCCGCGACGACGACGGTCTCGCTCGGCACGGGCGGGAAGAACCCGTCGACGACGCACAGTGCGAGGACGACGATCGGCACGAACGGCGAGGTGACGAGTGCCGAGAGGAGGTTGTCGAGTTGCTCCATGGCGGGGCTCCTTTCCGAGAACTCCGGGACGGTACCCGCCGTTCGGACACCCGGTCGTCCCCCGTGCGTTCCGTCGACCCCGTACGTCGGTACGGCCGGAGCGCTCCCGATGGACGGACGTTCGCGCGGTCGCGGGCGGAACCGGGGGAGGGGGTGTTCGGCCCGCGCGAGGGACGCGG is drawn from Pseudoclavibacter chungangensis and contains these coding sequences:
- a CDS encoding DedA family protein — translated: MEQLDNLLSALVTSPFVPIVVLALCVVDGFFPPVPSETVVVAALAAVLSSGHDGFWLVALLLFVAAMGAWFGDLVAFAIGRRIGGRRATASRPAVRRAMAWAGSRIRERPATLVLVGRFIPVGRVAVNMTAGATGMATRRFASLALIGGTVWAGMCLGIATVAGALFGGSPAVASAAAILVSLLVGLVVDRVAARGGRPTRTTRTARPEAIAP